In Rhizobium jaguaris, a single window of DNA contains:
- a CDS encoding YqhA family protein, producing MINILLKLRFVIALASIGVIAAAGLMFWEGLLTLWHAYAYVRTDPDLATIAAVMRGTDKLLFAIVLVIFACAITLGFLVELSPERRAALPEWMIIDSVAELKNLFIQMIILYLVVHFATLVAETDQMLEWNALVLPISVLLLAAAMKLIAATHRRAGPEEPPSAQK from the coding sequence ATGATAAACATCTTGCTGAAGTTACGCTTTGTAATAGCGCTCGCCTCCATAGGTGTTATCGCCGCTGCCGGTTTGATGTTCTGGGAAGGTCTTCTCACATTATGGCATGCCTACGCCTATGTGAGAACAGATCCGGACCTTGCCACCATCGCGGCGGTCATGCGGGGTACGGATAAGCTCCTATTCGCGATTGTCCTTGTTATTTTCGCATGCGCCATTACCCTCGGCTTTCTGGTCGAACTGTCGCCGGAGCGGCGCGCGGCGCTGCCAGAGTGGATGATAATCGACAGCGTCGCCGAGCTCAAAAATCTTTTTATCCAGATGATCATCCTTTATCTGGTGGTTCATTTTGCCACGTTGGTGGCTGAGACGGATCAGATGCTGGAATGGAACGCTCTGGTCTTGCCCATTTCGGTGCTGCTGCTGGCCGCGGCCATGAAGCTCATCGCTGCCACGCATCGGCGCGCCGGTCCGGAAGAGCCCCCGTCTGCACAAAAATGA
- a CDS encoding porin produces MNIKSLLLGSAAALAVVSGAHAADAVVAAEPEPLEYVRICDAYGAGYFFIPGSETCLKIGGKVRTEGEWYNAYNPNDVRGTLWHTRAELQLQTATDTEYGPLKTNTELRWDWQEGGSTGTNFLHGSISLGGFTVGKEDSQFNVFTGYAGDVINDDVVYDGPYELNQITYNYDAGNGFTAVISLEDTNSGLTKNSAGVTVPVTGPNGENSSDHYAPDVVAGAGYKAGAWSFKVVGGYDSIVEEGAVKARIDADFGVLSAFIMGGWNTDGSKLNKYAGANGGGDASGIGWGDWAVWGGVGVPFNDKLKWNLQLAYTDSKIFSATTNLKWKPVKNLLIEPEVTYTNWDSISEDQWAGVLRFERSF; encoded by the coding sequence ATGAATATCAAGAGCCTTCTTCTCGGCTCCGCTGCTGCTCTTGCAGTAGTATCCGGTGCTCACGCAGCTGACGCTGTTGTTGCTGCTGAACCGGAGCCGCTCGAATACGTTCGCATCTGCGACGCATACGGCGCTGGCTACTTCTTCATCCCGGGCTCCGAAACCTGCCTCAAGATCGGCGGTAAGGTTCGTACGGAAGGTGAATGGTACAACGCCTACAATCCGAACGACGTTCGTGGCACGCTCTGGCACACCCGTGCTGAACTGCAGCTGCAGACGGCCACCGACACCGAATACGGTCCGCTGAAGACCAACACGGAACTGCGTTGGGATTGGCAGGAAGGCGGCTCCACGGGCACCAACTTCTTGCACGGCAGCATCAGCCTCGGCGGCTTCACCGTCGGTAAGGAAGACTCGCAGTTCAACGTATTCACCGGCTATGCCGGCGACGTCATCAACGACGACGTGGTCTATGACGGCCCGTACGAACTCAACCAGATCACCTACAACTATGACGCCGGCAATGGCTTCACGGCTGTGATCTCGCTGGAAGACACCAACTCTGGCCTGACTAAGAACAGTGCCGGCGTTACCGTTCCGGTTACAGGTCCTAATGGCGAAAACAGCTCGGACCACTACGCTCCGGACGTCGTTGCTGGTGCTGGCTACAAGGCCGGTGCATGGTCCTTCAAGGTCGTCGGTGGTTATGACTCCATCGTCGAAGAAGGCGCTGTCAAGGCTCGTATCGACGCTGACTTCGGCGTTCTCTCTGCCTTCATCATGGGTGGCTGGAACACGGACGGCTCCAAGCTGAACAAGTACGCAGGCGCGAACGGTGGCGGCGACGCTTCTGGTATCGGCTGGGGCGACTGGGCAGTTTGGGGCGGCGTTGGCGTACCGTTCAACGACAAGCTGAAGTGGAACCTGCAGCTCGCCTACACCGACTCCAAGATCTTCTCCGCTACGACGAACTTGAAGTGGAAGCCGGTTAAGAACCTGCTCATCGAGCCGGAAGTTACCTACACCAACTGGGATTCGATCAGCGAAGATCAGTGGGCTGGTGTCCTCCGTTTCGAGCGTAGCTTCTAA
- a CDS encoding ABC transporter substrate-binding protein: MLRKLFLTLAIAASAFAISGTAWADITMLVPSGSEGDGLRAAAADYGKLKGKKVEIVQAPYANVFEKAANAGQTKSGAFDIVLMDDPWIPFFAENGHLEDLSSYFAKLGVPGPDNDFLAKSLAVCRNPYNTGPFVCIPYVGNAQMFFYDSAKFAQAGLKGQPATWDDVYKAAKAITDAGGGRYYGYVFRGGQGNNVVADFMPILWSYGANLFNADRTKVTLDTKEAKDAMTMFMTLKAISPKGVESFAPEDVGRAMTSGIAASSINWPNWVATFEDPSQSQVVGKISYAPMPAGTHAGSSEIGHWTMGIMSASKNKQEAFDFMMWATSPEQMKISAKRGNPPVRFSVFTDPELTSQPQFRHYPILMQAINFSTPRPRHPKWPEIENALGIELSKAVAGTITPDQALKNAQESVSKITNMY, encoded by the coding sequence ATGCTTCGCAAATTGTTTCTCACCTTGGCGATTGCGGCGTCCGCATTTGCAATCAGCGGAACCGCATGGGCCGACATCACAATGCTCGTGCCTTCGGGCAGCGAGGGCGACGGCCTGAGAGCCGCAGCCGCCGACTACGGGAAATTGAAGGGCAAGAAGGTCGAGATCGTCCAGGCCCCTTATGCCAACGTTTTCGAGAAGGCAGCGAATGCCGGCCAGACAAAATCGGGCGCTTTCGATATCGTGCTGATGGACGATCCATGGATCCCATTCTTTGCCGAGAATGGCCATCTCGAGGATCTCAGCAGCTATTTCGCCAAACTTGGGGTTCCAGGCCCCGACAATGATTTCCTGGCTAAGTCGCTGGCAGTTTGCCGTAACCCGTACAATACCGGTCCGTTCGTCTGCATTCCCTATGTCGGCAATGCACAGATGTTCTTTTACGACAGTGCCAAGTTTGCTCAAGCAGGCCTCAAAGGCCAGCCCGCAACCTGGGACGATGTCTACAAGGCAGCGAAGGCGATCACCGATGCCGGCGGAGGACGGTATTACGGCTATGTGTTCCGCGGCGGACAGGGCAATAACGTCGTCGCCGATTTCATGCCGATCCTGTGGTCATATGGCGCCAATCTCTTCAACGCCGACCGGACCAAGGTGACGCTCGACACCAAGGAAGCCAAAGACGCGATGACGATGTTCATGACGCTCAAGGCGATCTCGCCGAAGGGCGTCGAGAGCTTCGCACCCGAAGACGTCGGTCGCGCAATGACGTCGGGTATCGCCGCCTCATCGATCAATTGGCCGAACTGGGTCGCCACCTTCGAGGACCCGAGCCAGAGCCAGGTTGTCGGCAAGATCTCCTATGCGCCGATGCCGGCAGGCACACACGCCGGCTCATCGGAAATCGGACATTGGACAATGGGCATCATGTCGGCATCGAAGAACAAGCAGGAAGCCTTCGACTTCATGATGTGGGCCACCTCGCCCGAGCAGATGAAGATTTCGGCCAAGCGCGGCAATCCGCCGGTTCGCTTCTCGGTGTTTACGGATCCCGAATTGACCTCGCAGCCGCAATTCCGGCACTACCCGATATTGATGCAGGCAATCAACTTCTCGACGCCGCGGCCGCGCCATCCGAAGTGGCCTGAGATCGAGAACGCACTTGGCATTGAGCTCTCCAAAGCGGTTGCCGGCACGATCACTCCGGACCAGGCGCTGAAGAACGCGCAGGAATCGGTCTCGAAGATTACGAACATGTACTAG
- a CDS encoding formylglycine-generating enzyme family protein, which produces MERRNFALIFSLLAVALAITLASRAGATDAGPIAGNPLIEIPAGAFVFGRDDGPENERPRRVLEGQAFAINRTEITNQQYRSFVSATGHRPAFYADHAILGLDDHPAVGVSWSDADAFCRYYGLALPSERQYERAARGTKGGRYPWGDAPPDYTRALSGSDTCCSADPGDGYPLTAPADSFANGASVEGVLNLVGNVWEWTADLYAPYEGGPPIGSAGSYRVLRGGSWNSDPKHLTTTYRLAYDPDFRFSANGGFRCVRSAP; this is translated from the coding sequence ATGGAGAGACGCAATTTCGCATTGATTTTTAGCCTGCTTGCGGTGGCGCTGGCAATCACCCTCGCATCGCGCGCGGGAGCCACCGATGCCGGCCCTATCGCCGGAAATCCGTTGATCGAGATTCCTGCCGGCGCATTCGTCTTCGGCCGCGATGACGGCCCTGAAAACGAACGTCCAAGGCGTGTGCTGGAAGGCCAAGCCTTCGCGATCAATCGCACCGAGATCACGAACCAGCAATACCGGAGTTTCGTCAGTGCCACCGGTCATCGGCCGGCCTTCTACGCAGATCACGCGATCCTGGGATTGGACGACCATCCGGCGGTCGGGGTGAGCTGGTCTGACGCCGATGCCTTTTGCCGTTACTATGGCCTGGCCCTTCCTTCCGAGCGACAATACGAGAGAGCGGCACGGGGAACGAAGGGCGGTCGTTATCCGTGGGGCGACGCTCCGCCGGATTATACTCGGGCACTTTCCGGGAGCGACACCTGCTGCTCTGCCGATCCGGGCGATGGCTATCCCCTGACCGCACCGGCTGACTCCTTCGCCAACGGCGCAAGCGTCGAAGGCGTCCTCAATCTTGTCGGCAATGTCTGGGAGTGGACCGCTGACCTCTACGCTCCGTATGAGGGTGGTCCGCCGATCGGAAGCGCCGGGTCTTACCGTGTACTTCGCGGCGGCTCGTGGAACAGCGATCCAAAGCACCTTACGACAACCTATCGCCTCGCCTATGATCCGGATTTTCGCTTCTCAGCCAATGGTGGTTTCCGATGCGTCCGCTCCGCGCCTTGA
- a CDS encoding ABC transporter ATP-binding protein: MASVTFSNVYKKFGEFLAVADFNLEVKDKEFLVLLGPSGCGKTTTMRMIAGLEEATSGDIYIDADRINGVLPKYRDVAMVFQSYALYPHLTVEENIGYPLKIRKVPPAERKRRVIEVARRVELDTMLSRLPKELSGGQRQRVALARAIVRTPRVFLMDEPLSNLDAKLRTQMRAELKHLQHELQVTTIYVTHDQIEAMTLAHRVAVMNKGVIEQLGTPREIYSDPRTLFVAGFIGSPPMNLIPGEVRDGIFVSDGLSMGGIGRVTFPRAVLGVRPEDVHVAGAEELDFNLVAPIYSVELTGENTLVSVRLGGRLMTLRADKTFAGQIDQEIGIKIATDRVFLFDGETQFRIDF; this comes from the coding sequence ATGGCGTCCGTCACATTCAGCAACGTTTACAAGAAGTTCGGTGAATTCCTCGCCGTGGCCGACTTCAACCTCGAAGTCAAGGACAAGGAGTTTCTCGTTCTGCTCGGCCCCTCCGGCTGCGGTAAGACGACGACCATGCGCATGATCGCGGGCCTCGAGGAGGCCACCTCGGGCGACATCTATATTGACGCGGACCGCATCAACGGTGTTCTGCCGAAATATCGCGACGTCGCAATGGTCTTCCAGTCTTACGCCTTGTACCCGCATCTCACGGTCGAGGAGAACATCGGATATCCGCTGAAGATCCGCAAAGTGCCACCCGCCGAACGCAAGCGACGCGTCATCGAGGTCGCACGGCGCGTGGAACTCGATACGATGCTGTCGCGGCTACCGAAGGAGCTTTCCGGTGGCCAGCGCCAACGCGTGGCGCTCGCCCGGGCGATCGTGCGCACCCCGCGGGTCTTTCTCATGGACGAGCCGCTCTCCAATCTCGACGCCAAGCTCCGCACCCAGATGCGGGCCGAACTGAAGCACCTTCAACACGAACTGCAGGTCACGACCATCTACGTTACCCATGACCAGATAGAAGCGATGACGCTTGCCCACCGTGTGGCCGTGATGAACAAGGGCGTCATCGAGCAGCTTGGAACGCCTCGGGAAATCTACAGTGATCCGCGCACTCTTTTTGTTGCCGGCTTCATCGGCTCGCCGCCGATGAACCTCATTCCGGGAGAAGTGAGGGACGGCATATTCGTCAGCGACGGGCTAAGCATGGGGGGCATCGGTCGGGTGACCTTCCCTCGCGCGGTCCTCGGTGTCCGCCCGGAAGACGTCCACGTGGCCGGAGCCGAAGAACTCGACTTCAACCTGGTTGCGCCGATCTATTCGGTAGAACTTACCGGCGAGAATACGCTTGTCAGCGTCCGGTTGGGAGGGCGGCTGATGACCCTGCGTGCCGACAAGACTTTCGCCGGTCAGATCGATCAGGAAATCGGTATCAAGATTGCCACGGATCGGGTGTTTTTGTTCGATGGAGAGACGCAATTTCGCATTGATTTTTAG
- a CDS encoding carbohydrate ABC transporter permease has protein sequence MVRSESGMMALQHRPGGGLEQWTERHLRILMLAPTLLLLAGLTLFPTIYMFTAAVQRISPDPSVPREFIGFGNFARMLTDPELHLAVANTLVFTSIAVTLEFLLGLGLALLFDKYIRRLNFLKTILLVPMMIPPIAVALTWKLIYQPQFGVLNELMYRLGLPAQAWAGDVNLAMATIIAADVWEWTPFIFLLMLAGLASLPTEPYEAAQVDGASAWRQFWDLTIPFLKPVIAIALLLRIMDALRLFDLVFILTVGGPAGATETLSLYIFKVAFTFVDIGYAAAVSLVVLFVTVGFSTWFIKRLRLAD, from the coding sequence ATGGTGAGGTCCGAAAGCGGCATGATGGCCCTGCAACATCGACCGGGCGGCGGTCTGGAGCAATGGACAGAGCGTCACCTTCGCATCCTCATGCTGGCACCCACGCTTCTGCTCCTCGCCGGGCTGACGCTGTTTCCGACCATCTACATGTTCACCGCGGCGGTACAGAGGATCAGCCCCGATCCGAGCGTCCCTCGCGAATTCATCGGCTTCGGCAACTTCGCGCGGATGCTCACCGATCCGGAACTTCACCTCGCCGTTGCGAATACGCTGGTATTCACCAGCATTGCGGTGACGCTTGAATTTCTCCTCGGCCTCGGCCTTGCGCTGCTCTTCGACAAATACATTCGCCGACTGAATTTCCTTAAGACAATCCTGCTGGTCCCCATGATGATTCCACCGATCGCCGTGGCGCTGACGTGGAAGCTTATCTATCAGCCGCAATTCGGCGTCCTCAATGAGCTGATGTACCGCCTTGGATTACCCGCCCAGGCATGGGCCGGCGATGTCAACCTCGCCATGGCAACGATCATCGCTGCAGACGTCTGGGAGTGGACGCCGTTCATTTTTCTGCTGATGTTGGCCGGGCTTGCAAGCCTGCCGACCGAGCCCTACGAGGCGGCGCAGGTAGACGGCGCCTCCGCCTGGCGCCAGTTCTGGGACTTGACCATACCCTTTCTCAAGCCGGTGATCGCGATCGCCTTACTCCTGCGGATCATGGATGCGCTCAGGCTGTTCGATCTGGTGTTCATTCTCACCGTAGGAGGCCCGGCAGGAGCCACGGAAACGCTCAGCCTCTATATTTTCAAGGTCGCGTTCACATTCGTCGATATTGGCTATGCCGCGGCGGTCTCGCTGGTGGTGCTGTTCGTAACGGTCGGCTTCAGCACCTGGTTCATCAAGCGGTTGCGGCTGGCGGATTGA
- a CDS encoding carbohydrate ABC transporter permease: MATRQWHRTGEGILRILAYLGMAFALFITIFPIYWLAQNSFKRDIDIFAVPPVWFDFPPTLMHYEAAFIGQPFLIYALNSFLIAVATTIVSLIFGTMAGYALARFEYPGRWRYQISFWILSTRMMPPIATIIPLFIFFNFFNLLNTKLAVVVAYTAFNLPFVTWMMKSYFQDLPPELEESAMVDGDTRWGAFLRIALPLARPGIAATAIFSLILSWNEFLLALILTQTERSVTLPVGISGRVTQYTTHWGEISAAGFLASVPIIVFALIVQKHLVRGLSLGAVKG, encoded by the coding sequence ATGGCAACTCGCCAATGGCATCGAACTGGTGAAGGGATACTGCGGATACTGGCCTATCTGGGGATGGCATTCGCACTCTTCATCACCATCTTTCCCATCTACTGGCTCGCCCAGAATTCATTCAAGCGCGACATTGACATCTTCGCCGTACCGCCGGTGTGGTTCGATTTCCCGCCGACCCTCATGCACTATGAAGCGGCCTTCATAGGACAGCCGTTCCTGATCTACGCGCTAAACAGTTTCCTCATCGCTGTGGCGACGACAATCGTTTCCCTGATATTCGGGACCATGGCCGGCTACGCCCTTGCCCGCTTCGAATATCCGGGCCGATGGCGCTACCAAATCTCGTTTTGGATTTTGTCGACGCGCATGATGCCGCCGATCGCGACGATCATACCCCTCTTCATTTTCTTCAACTTTTTCAATCTGTTGAACACCAAGCTCGCCGTCGTCGTCGCCTATACCGCTTTCAACTTGCCCTTCGTCACTTGGATGATGAAGAGCTACTTCCAGGATCTCCCACCCGAACTTGAGGAGTCCGCGATGGTCGATGGTGATACGCGCTGGGGAGCCTTTCTGCGGATCGCCCTTCCACTGGCACGGCCCGGAATAGCTGCGACGGCGATCTTCAGCCTGATTCTTTCCTGGAATGAATTCCTGCTCGCGTTGATCCTTACCCAGACGGAGCGCTCGGTGACGCTGCCGGTCGGCATTTCCGGCCGCGTAACCCAGTACACGACGCATTGGGGTGAGATCAGCGCCGCCGGCTTCCTTGCCAGCGTCCCGATCATCGTCTTCGCGCTCATCGTCCAAAAGCACCTCGTCCGCGGGCTATCGCTCGGCGCGGTCAAAGGCTGA
- a CDS encoding efflux RND transporter periplasmic adaptor subunit — protein sequence MKVRRRVPQAYLVALLLILMSAPEGAVAQAEPSVGVISVPIEDVSPKHEFVGRVEAVNAVDIRSRIEGFLDKRLFDEGQIIKKDQDLFLIDRRALEISLANAKAALASAQASLADAQRTLARNQSLSSQTVPRATLEQSQTAVETGQANVLSAQTQVSQAELNLSYTRITSPIEGRIGAAELSDGSFVSGSSQILARIVELDPIRVVFSLSDRSILDLRAAAGDISKEDLAKRYQPTLRLSNGQSYAEPGKIDFFGNEIDQATGTLAIRTLFSNPQSLLIPGQFVTVIVSEAEKKLRPIVPLGAVQQDREGKFVLLVNEKSQVELRRIKVSEQTGGNWTIEEGLKGGEKLIVEGLQNVSEGSVVHATQASPADSSVTSLAPAASQPGSVQ from the coding sequence ATGAAAGTGCGACGTCGAGTTCCACAGGCTTACTTGGTTGCATTGCTCTTAATTTTGATGTCTGCGCCGGAGGGTGCGGTGGCGCAAGCTGAACCATCCGTCGGTGTCATCAGCGTGCCGATCGAAGACGTCTCGCCGAAACACGAATTCGTCGGACGCGTGGAGGCGGTCAATGCCGTCGATATCCGCTCGCGGATAGAAGGCTTCCTGGACAAACGTCTCTTCGACGAAGGCCAGATCATCAAGAAGGATCAGGATCTCTTTCTTATCGATCGCCGCGCGCTCGAAATATCTCTGGCGAATGCCAAAGCAGCCCTTGCCAGCGCGCAGGCAAGCCTGGCGGATGCGCAGCGCACACTCGCACGCAATCAATCGCTGAGCAGCCAAACTGTCCCGCGCGCAACATTGGAGCAAAGTCAAACTGCTGTCGAAACTGGACAGGCGAACGTGTTGTCTGCGCAAACGCAAGTGAGCCAAGCTGAACTCAACCTCAGCTACACACGCATAACCTCCCCGATCGAGGGGCGCATCGGGGCAGCCGAATTGTCGGATGGAAGCTTCGTCAGCGGCAGTTCGCAGATACTGGCCCGCATCGTCGAATTGGATCCGATCCGTGTTGTATTCTCCCTCAGCGACCGGTCGATCCTCGATCTACGGGCGGCTGCCGGCGATATCAGCAAGGAGGATCTCGCAAAGCGGTATCAGCCCACCCTGCGGCTATCGAACGGTCAGTCCTATGCAGAACCGGGAAAAATCGATTTTTTTGGAAACGAAATCGACCAGGCAACCGGAACGCTCGCAATTCGAACGCTGTTTTCCAATCCGCAATCTTTGCTCATTCCGGGCCAGTTCGTAACGGTCATAGTGTCGGAGGCCGAAAAGAAGCTGCGACCGATCGTGCCACTAGGCGCAGTTCAACAGGATCGCGAAGGCAAGTTCGTGCTGCTGGTCAACGAAAAGAGCCAAGTCGAGCTGCGACGAATAAAGGTTTCCGAGCAAACCGGTGGGAATTGGACGATTGAAGAGGGGCTAAAAGGCGGCGAAAAACTGATCGTCGAGGGCCTGCAGAACGTCTCCGAGGGCTCGGTCGTCCATGCCACGCAGGCATCACCCGCCGATAGCAGCGTGACTTCCCTGGCCCCAGCGGCATCACAACCCGGTTCGGTGCAATGA
- a CDS encoding ScyD/ScyE family protein: protein MRPLRALMIAAGLLLLAAGASAEPTAAPGYKLETFHMPGAAFAGLSRDGEDLLLSDLASGRLYRRGADAKLVPFGPVFPHGPDVMGDPTGPYRVVRSGDAYVVAQGWRPVDADDTKFDHALVTVDTDGQARIISSDFWNPFDLIVSGGTYYVIDSARNSVERVRADGRRNTLMTFGRLAAAATALHSLSPTEFKEGGTYDVDAVPTGIALRDGRLYVALFGGFPFLAGGGKVVSLPQASDAPKPQLEVEGLNAPVGVAFDTDGDMLILEHGTFDQKEGFQKGSGRLLKLDKATGDRKIILAGLTRPVSVLVWDERRIIVSELGGSLHFLTHETGR, encoded by the coding sequence ATGCGTCCGCTCCGCGCCTTGATGATTGCCGCAGGTCTTCTGCTCCTGGCAGCCGGTGCTAGCGCGGAACCGACGGCTGCGCCCGGCTATAAGCTCGAGACCTTCCACATGCCGGGCGCGGCCTTCGCCGGCCTCTCGCGGGACGGCGAAGACTTGCTCCTCAGCGATCTAGCCAGCGGCCGCCTCTACCGGCGCGGCGCCGATGCCAAGCTCGTTCCATTCGGCCCGGTATTTCCGCATGGCCCCGACGTGATGGGCGACCCGACCGGGCCCTATCGAGTCGTGCGGTCCGGCGATGCTTATGTCGTCGCCCAGGGGTGGAGACCGGTCGATGCCGACGACACTAAGTTCGACCACGCCCTCGTTACGGTCGACACCGATGGTCAGGCCCGCATCATCAGCAGCGATTTCTGGAATCCGTTCGATTTGATCGTCTCGGGCGGAACCTACTACGTGATCGACTCCGCGCGAAACAGTGTGGAACGCGTGCGGGCGGACGGCCGGAGAAACACGCTCATGACATTCGGCCGCCTGGCAGCGGCGGCCACGGCGCTACACAGCCTGTCGCCAACCGAGTTCAAGGAAGGCGGCACCTACGACGTCGACGCAGTGCCGACCGGCATCGCCCTTCGCGACGGGCGCCTCTATGTTGCGTTGTTTGGCGGTTTTCCCTTCCTTGCCGGCGGCGGAAAGGTCGTTTCCCTTCCCCAGGCCAGCGATGCGCCAAAGCCGCAGCTTGAGGTCGAAGGACTGAATGCACCCGTCGGTGTCGCCTTCGACACGGATGGCGATATGCTTATCCTCGAACACGGCACATTCGACCAGAAGGAAGGTTTCCAGAAAGGTAGCGGGCGGCTGCTGAAACTGGACAAGGCGACAGGCGACCGGAAGATTATTCTCGCTGGCCTGACCCGGCCAGTGTCCGTCCTCGTCTGGGACGAACGGCGGATCATCGTTTCTGAGCTCGGCGGCAGCCTCCATTTTCTGACCCACGAAACCGGGCGTTGA